The DNA window CGGGGCCGGCTTCTGGGTGAGCGTCGGCGACAGCCTCAGCCAGGCGCTGCTGGGCCTGGCCCTCGGTACGGCGGTCGCGGTGCCGCTGGGCCTCCTGCTCGGCCGGTTCGCGCCGGCCGAGCAGGCCGCGCGGCCGATCATCGAGTTCCTGCGGCCGATCCCCTCGATCGCGCTGCTGCCGCTCGTCATCCTGACCGCCGGCGTCGGCATGAGCGGCGCGGTGATCCTCACCGGCCTGTCCAGCCTGTGGATGGTGCTCGTGCTCGCCATCCGCGGCGCCCGCGCGACCGACCCGGTGGCGGAGCAGACGCTGGTGTCGTTCGGGGTGCCGCCGCTGGCGCGGGTCTGGCGGCTGGTGCTGCCGAGCGCGCTGCCGTTCATCCTGACCGGCATCCGCATCGCCGCCTCGGTCGCGCTGGTCGTGGCCATCACGGTGGAGCTGCTCGGCGGCATGCCGGGCCTCGGCAAGGACGTGCAGGCGTCGCTGCAGAACGGCGACAAGGCCGGCGTCTACGCCTACACGATCGCGGCCGGGCTGCTCGGCCTGCTGGTCAACTTCGTGTTCGTGCCGGTCGAGGACCGGCTGCTGTCGTGGCACTCCTCGCGGAGGGCGGCCAAATGAGGCGACTGCTGTACGCCGTCGTGGTGCCCGCGCTGGTCACCCTGGCCGTCGCCGGGCTGTGGTGGGTGCTCAGCGCCTCCTCCACGTCGTTGTTCTTCCCGCCGCTGCGCGACATCCTGGCCGCGTTCGCGACCAACTGGTTCTCCGCGGACTTCGCGTCGATGGTGCTGCCCAGCCTGTGGCGGGTGGGTCTCGGCATGCTCATCGGGATCGTGGCGGGCGTCGGGGCCGGCGCGGCCATCGGGTCCGTACGCCGCGCGGAGCCGTACGTGAAGCCGCAGCTCGAGTTCATGCGCGCGCTGCCGCCCATCCTGATCCTGCCGCCGATGATCCTGGTGCTCGGCACCGGCGACGGCATGAAGATCGCCGTGATCGCCGCCTCCGCGGTGTGGCCGATCCTGCTGGCCACCGTGGACGGCGTGCGCTCGCTGGAGCCGGTGCGCGACGACATGGGCCGCGTCTTCGGCCTGCCCTGGCGGGCCAGGTTCCGCTGGATGATCCTGCCGACCGCCGTCCCGCACATCTGGAGCGGCGTGCGGGCCGCGCTGCCCATCGCGTTCGTGGTGATGGTGGCCTCCGAGTACTACTCCAGCGTCAACGGCATCGGCTACTTCGTCTCCCAGACCTCCACGAGCTTCCGCCTGGCGGACATGTGGTCGGCGGTCGTCCTGCTCGGCCTGATCGGCGTGGTGCTGAACACGCTGGTCGCCGTGGCGGGCCGCCGGCTCGACAAGAAATTCGGTGAGAACGCACATGACTGAGACGGCAGGGCTGAGCCGGACCTCCCCGACCAGCCCCGGCAAGGACGACCGTGTCGCGATCCTCGAGGTCGACGGCCTGCGCAAGAGCTACGGCAGCGAGCTGGTCCTGGAGGACATCACGCTGCGCATCTTCGAGGGCGAGCTGGTGTCCATCGTCGGCCCCTCGGGCTGCGGCAAGACCACGATGCTGCGCTGCCTGTCCGGGCTGCTGCCGTACGAGGGCGGCACCGTACGGATCGCCGGGGAGGAGGTCACCGGCCCGCCCGACACCCTCGGGCTGGTCTTCCAGGACTACAGCCGCTCGCTGCTGCCGTGGCTGAGCGTGGCCGACAACGTCCGGCTGCCGCTGCGCTACAAGCAGATCTCGAAGCGGGAGGCCGAGGAGCGCACGGCCGAGGCGCTGGAGTCGGTCGGCCTGGCCGCGCACACCCGCAAGAAGCCGTGGCAGCTCTCCGGCGGCATGCAGCAGCGCGTGGCCATCGCCCGCGCGCTGGCCTACCACCCGCGGCTGCTGCTGATGGACGAGCCGTTCGCCTCGGTGGACGCGCAGACCCGGGTCGAGCTGGAGGACCTCACGCTGCGGCTGTGGGCGGAGCGGGACATGACGATCGCGTTCGTCACGCACGACATCGACGAGGCGATCTACCTGGGCGGGCGCATCGTCGTGCTGACGCGGACGCCGACCACCATCCGCGAGGTCATGCCGGTCGACCTGCCGCGGCCCCGCGACCAGATCGCGACGAAGGCGCTGGACGAGTTCGGCCGCCTGCGCGCCTCGGTGTTCGGCGCTCTGGGGCACCACCAGTGAGCCGGCTCACGCTGTCGCTGGCGTGCGGTGACTACGAGATCACCCGCGCCCTCACGGACGGGCAGGTCCGGCCGGACGGCATCGACCTGCACGTGCTCACGGCCGACAAGGAGCGGATCTTCCGGCTGGACCGCCGCGCCGAGTGCGACGTCGCCGAGTTCAACGTGGTGCAGTACCTGCGGGCCAGGGAGCGCGGCGAGCCGCTGACCGCGATCCCGGTGTTCCCGCACCGCCGCTTCCGGCACGGCTCGATCTTCGTGAACACCGCGAGCGGCATCCGCACCGTCGCCGACCTGGAGGGCCGCGCGGTCGGCATCGGCGGGTACGAGCCGGCCGCGGCCGTGTGGATCCGCGGCATCCTCCAGGACGAGCATGGCCTGAACCTGGACAAGGTGGACTGGCAGGACGTCTTCGGCGCCTTCGGCCGCCTCCCCGACGGCCAGGACGCGCCCCTGCTCCCGACGGACAGCGCGGCCCGGCACCGCATCGACGACCTGCTGACCACGGGCGGCGTGAGCGCCACCGTGTCGGCCTACAACCCGCCGTCGTTGCTCGCCGGCGACCCGGCGGTGGCGCGGCTGTTCCCCGACTTCCCCCGGGTCGAGCGGGAGTACTACGCGCGGACCGGGGTGTTCCCCGTCATGCACGTGGTCACGATCAGGCAGGAGGTCGTCGACCGGCATCCGTGGGTCCCCGCCAGCCTGACGGCGGCCTTCACGGCGGCCCGCAGGGCCGCCATGGAACGGCTGCGCAACCCGCGCGCGCTGCCGCTGGCGTTCGTCCAGGACGTGTGGCGCGAGCAGGACGAGCTCATGGGCCGCGACCCGTGGCAGTACGGCCTCACCCGGGCGAACGAGCGCGCCATGGAGCTGATCGTGCGCTACGCCCGCGAGCAGGGCATCACGACCGGCGACCCCTCGGTGGCCTCGCTGTTCACCCCCGTGGACGTCGAGCCCAGCGGCGAGACCACGATCATCTGAAGGGAGCGGACATCACCATGCAAGCGATCGTCATCGGCGCGGGCATCGGCGGGCTCGCCGCGGCCGTGGCGCTGCGGCGGGCCGGAGCCGGCGTCACCGTCCTGGAGCAGTCGCCGCGCATCAGCGAGGTCGGGGCCGGGCTCGGCCTCGGGCCGAACGCGGTGGGCGCGCTCACGGCCCTCGGGCTCGCGCCCCGGCTGGACGCGGACGTCTCGCTCCCGACCTGGACGACCCGTCGTCGCTGGCAGGACGGGCGCGAGCTGTTCAAGGCCCCGCTCGCCGGGACCGTCGAGGAGACGTACGGGCACCCGTTCTGGTTCGCCCACCGGGGCGACCTGCAGCGCGCGCTGCTCGACGCGGCGCGGGACCCGGCGGAGCCGGGCAGGCCCGCCGAGGTGCTGCTGGGCCGGCGCGTCGCCGACGTGGACCCCGCGACGGGCACGGTCACGACCACGGACGGCGAGCGGTTCACGGCCGAGGCGGTCGTGGCCGCGGACGGCATCCGCTCCGTCGTCCGCAGGCGGCTGTTCGGCGCGGAGGAGCCCGTGTACGCCGGGCACAGCGGGTTCCGCACCCAGGTCCCGTCGGAGCGGCTGCTGGGCGACCCCGAGCTGGCGGAGTTCGTCGAGCGCAACGGCTTCGAGTCGTGGCTGGGCCCGGGCGCGCACGTCGTGCACTGCCCCTTCCGGCGCGGCTCGATGATCAACATCACCGCCTGCATCGAGGCCCCGGCCATCGCCTCCGGCGCCACCGCGGCCCCCGTCGGGCTGGACGAGACCCTGGCCCACCTCGACGGCTGGCACGAGCCGCTGCGCCGGCTGATCACCAAGGGCAACGGGGTGACCCGCTACGACATCTACACCCAGCCCGCGTTGGAGACCTGGCACACCGGGCGGGTGTCCCTGCTCGGCGACGCCTGCCATCCGATGCTGCCCTACCTCGGGCAGGGCGCCGCCCAGGCCATCGAGGACGGGCACGCGCTCGGCGCGGCCTTCGCCGCCCATCCGGAGCCGGCGGCGGCGTTCCGCGCCTTCGAGTCGCTGCGGGTCCGGCGGGCCAACCGGGTGCAGGCGCTGTCGGCCGCCAACGCGACGACCTTCCACCTGCCCGACGGCCCCGAGCAGCAAGAGCGCGACAGGGCCGTCGCCGCGGGCGCGACCGACTCCCAGGTCAGCGCGTGGCTGTGGCAGTACCAGGCCCCCGACCGCGCCGTACGGGACCTCGCGGCCGTCCCCGAATGAAGCCGTCACCGACAACAGAGCACGAGGAACAGATGGACATCGCGCAAGCCTTCGACTTCACCGGTTACAAGGTGGTCCTGATCGGCACCGGCATCGGCGTCAACGGCCCCGAGGACGTCGCCTCCTCGTCGGCCGCCGCCTTCACCCGGTGCGGCGCCGAGGTCCTGGTGGCCCAGGCCACGAAGGAGGCCGCCGAGGCCACCGCGGAGGCGATCCGCGACGCCGGCGGCGAGCCCCGCGTCGTGGTCCACGACCCGCGCGACCCGTACGGGCCCCAGCGGCTCGCGGCGGACCTGCCGGAGGGCTGGGACACCGTGGACACCCTGGTCACCCACCACTTCGCCAACGACTTC is part of the Nonomuraea coxensis DSM 45129 genome and encodes:
- a CDS encoding ABC transporter substrate-binding protein, yielding MSRLTLSLACGDYEITRALTDGQVRPDGIDLHVLTADKERIFRLDRRAECDVAEFNVVQYLRARERGEPLTAIPVFPHRRFRHGSIFVNTASGIRTVADLEGRAVGIGGYEPAAAVWIRGILQDEHGLNLDKVDWQDVFGAFGRLPDGQDAPLLPTDSAARHRIDDLLTTGGVSATVSAYNPPSLLAGDPAVARLFPDFPRVEREYYARTGVFPVMHVVTIRQEVVDRHPWVPASLTAAFTAARRAAMERLRNPRALPLAFVQDVWREQDELMGRDPWQYGLTRANERAMELIVRYAREQGITTGDPSVASLFTPVDVEPSGETTII
- a CDS encoding ABC transporter ATP-binding protein gives rise to the protein MTETAGLSRTSPTSPGKDDRVAILEVDGLRKSYGSELVLEDITLRIFEGELVSIVGPSGCGKTTMLRCLSGLLPYEGGTVRIAGEEVTGPPDTLGLVFQDYSRSLLPWLSVADNVRLPLRYKQISKREAEERTAEALESVGLAAHTRKKPWQLSGGMQQRVAIARALAYHPRLLLMDEPFASVDAQTRVELEDLTLRLWAERDMTIAFVTHDIDEAIYLGGRIVVLTRTPTTIREVMPVDLPRPRDQIATKALDEFGRLRASVFGALGHHQ
- a CDS encoding ABC transporter permease — encoded protein: MRPALTWRRLPGRRQLLSVLVTLLLVQALSVTGVLSRDSFPLPSEVLVRFGELVVGAGFWVSVGDSLSQALLGLALGTAVAVPLGLLLGRFAPAEQAARPIIEFLRPIPSIALLPLVILTAGVGMSGAVILTGLSSLWMVLVLAIRGARATDPVAEQTLVSFGVPPLARVWRLVLPSALPFILTGIRIAASVALVVAITVELLGGMPGLGKDVQASLQNGDKAGVYAYTIAAGLLGLLVNFVFVPVEDRLLSWHSSRRAAK
- a CDS encoding FAD-dependent monooxygenase, with amino-acid sequence MQAIVIGAGIGGLAAAVALRRAGAGVTVLEQSPRISEVGAGLGLGPNAVGALTALGLAPRLDADVSLPTWTTRRRWQDGRELFKAPLAGTVEETYGHPFWFAHRGDLQRALLDAARDPAEPGRPAEVLLGRRVADVDPATGTVTTTDGERFTAEAVVAADGIRSVVRRRLFGAEEPVYAGHSGFRTQVPSERLLGDPELAEFVERNGFESWLGPGAHVVHCPFRRGSMINITACIEAPAIASGATAAPVGLDETLAHLDGWHEPLRRLITKGNGVTRYDIYTQPALETWHTGRVSLLGDACHPMLPYLGQGAAQAIEDGHALGAAFAAHPEPAAAFRAFESLRVRRANRVQALSAANATTFHLPDGPEQQERDRAVAAGATDSQVSAWLWQYQAPDRAVRDLAAVPE
- a CDS encoding ABC transporter permease, encoding MRRLLYAVVVPALVTLAVAGLWWVLSASSTSLFFPPLRDILAAFATNWFSADFASMVLPSLWRVGLGMLIGIVAGVGAGAAIGSVRRAEPYVKPQLEFMRALPPILILPPMILVLGTGDGMKIAVIAASAVWPILLATVDGVRSLEPVRDDMGRVFGLPWRARFRWMILPTAVPHIWSGVRAALPIAFVVMVASEYYSSVNGIGYFVSQTSTSFRLADMWSAVVLLGLIGVVLNTLVAVAGRRLDKKFGENAHD